The following are encoded in a window of Aromatoleum petrolei genomic DNA:
- a CDS encoding T6SS immunity protein Tli3 family protein → MNTALMWSIPAWTLALAVTCVLLARGRLKPPARLFAAALAATGLIPLLPASHAEPPRKPATQVIYRFDDHRHLELEGYTCEGAIDYVDTQRGIRTRVMHQFAQVFLPTFIHADNDGDFIFIPYDDVSAFRVSRDNGATFENARWVGSRYFDVEEITALTVVKQQAFIETRDGRLFMTSKPFGEGWGRNVIDPVNELPTHVFDRLPEFQNLPRKVPEVKNYTGWTEMHCDPDLEGEPIVTPGVHWNRLQGEVLDLLGRSVALPVTLIARAIG, encoded by the coding sequence GTGAACACTGCACTGATGTGGTCGATCCCCGCCTGGACGCTCGCGCTCGCCGTGACTTGCGTACTGCTCGCGCGCGGCCGCTTGAAGCCCCCCGCCCGCCTGTTCGCTGCGGCTCTTGCAGCGACCGGCCTGATCCCGCTGCTGCCCGCGAGCCACGCCGAGCCGCCGCGAAAGCCCGCGACGCAGGTCATCTATCGCTTCGACGACCACCGGCATCTGGAGTTGGAGGGATATACCTGCGAAGGCGCGATCGATTACGTGGATACCCAACGTGGAATCAGAACTCGTGTTATGCACCAGTTTGCGCAAGTGTTCCTGCCAACCTTCATTCATGCGGATAACGACGGGGATTTCATTTTTATCCCCTACGACGATGTCTCGGCTTTCCGAGTCTCAAGAGACAACGGCGCGACCTTCGAAAACGCTCGATGGGTCGGCTCTCGCTATTTTGACGTGGAAGAAATCACCGCTCTTACCGTTGTCAAACAGCAAGCCTTCATCGAAACCAGGGACGGCCGCCTGTTCATGACCTCAAAGCCCTTCGGCGAAGGCTGGGGACGGAACGTCATCGATCCCGTCAATGAACTCCCCACGCACGTTTTCGATCGCCTGCCCGAATTCCAGAACCTCCCGCGAAAAGTCCCCGAAGTGAAGAACTACACAGGCTGGACCGAGATGCACTGCGATCCCGATCTCGAAGGCGAGCCGATCGTGACGCCCGGCGTGCACTGGAATCGCCTGCAAGGCGAAGTGCTCGACCTCTTGGGCCGCAGCGTCGCGCTGCCGGTCACGTTGATCGCGCGGGCGATCGGTTGA